The genome window GTGCCCAGGGCCAGCCCGCGCGCCACTGGGTTGGTGATGCCAAGGCGCGTCAGGAACGTGGCCCCCATGAGCGAGCCAAGCGTGCCCGTGGCCACCACGAAGGCCGCCGCCAGGGCCGGGATGCCGTCGTAGAGCCGGGCTATCTCGATGGCGAAGGGTATGGACACCCCCTTGGGCACGATGGACATCACCACTTCCTGCGGAAGCCCGCCGAATCTGGCGATGAGCCCCGCCGTCACCATGGCCGAGAACGCGCCTGCAGCGACGCTCAGCACGATGGCCAGGGCGTACTTTCGCAGCAGATGCCGGTTGCGGTAGAGCGGCACAGCCAGCCCCACTGTGGCCGGGCCCAGCAGCAAGGTCATGATGTCGCGGCCCGGAACATAGGTCGCATACGGCATGCGGCACAGGGCCAGGATGGCGATGACCACCCCGGCGCTCAGCACCACGATGTTCAAAAGCGGGTGCCCGTAGCGCAGGTACAGGGCGCGGCAGGCCACGTAGGCGCACACGGTGATGACGATGGTGAAGGTGACCGTCAGGGAGTACACGGCTTCTCCTTGCGGTGCAGCCGCTGGGTTATGAAGCCCACGGCCCAGAACGGAATCAGGGAGCTGGCCACGATGGCCGCCAGCAGCACCAGCCCGTAATCATAGAAGACCGGCCCCCAATCCATGAGGCCCACGGCGATGGGGATGAAAAAGAACACCAGGTGCTTGAGCAGGAAATCCGCCGCCTCCTGCACGTGTTCGAGCTTCACCACGCCGAAGCACAGCAGCGAAAACAGCACCGCCACGCCGATCACGTTTCCGGGAATCGGCAGCCCCGTCGCCTGCACAAACCGGTTGCAGACCCAGTAAATGCCCCACAACAAGGCCGTCTGGGCAGCCAACCTGAATACTTTCATCATGATACGGCTCTTAATAACGCAACGACAGGGTCGTAATTTTGAAAAACGTGAGTTTCTTGCAAAGTTCATCGCAGCTGCAACCCGAGCAAAAGTACGAGGGGGCAGCATGATGGATAATTGCGGATTCCAAAGGGCGCAGCCCTAAGGCCTGCGGAGGCGTTCTCCTACTGCGAATTTTGCATTTCACTCATGCTTTTCAAAACAATACTACTGGTTCTCTTTGGCTAAGTTCTTAAAAGTATGAACGACTCATGAAGAAACAACGCTAGCGCGCGATCATGGCCCGCAGGACGTCGGCCGAGCCCTCGGCGTTGTGCCCCATGTCGTGCAGGTGCTCGACGAAGGTCACGAACTGGTAGATGTCGCGGCACTCGCCCTCGGTCTCGAAGGCATCCTTGATGAGCTTGCGTGCCGCCTTGGACGCCTTGTGATGCTGCACGCGCACTTCGTGGTAACTGTCTTTGACTGCGGAGCGGTCCTTGGTCTTGCCGTAGATGAGGTCCATGGTCCCCTGCAGGGCGGGCTTCAGGAGCTCCACCGTGCGGCAGGCTTCCCGCCCGACGGCGCGCGCCGAGACGAACAGGGAGGCTGGCAGGTCCATGCGGCGCATGCCCAGCCAGTTGAGCGCCTCCTGGGCCTCGTCCAGGATGTTGTCCTGGCTGCGGGTGTAGTTCAGGAACAGGGTCTTATCGACCTCCAGGAAGATGTCGCGCGGCAGATGGTTCCTGATGCGCCGCTTGATCTTGTCCGCCTGGCCCTCCAGGGTGTCGATCTCCACGGTCAGAGTCTGGAAGGCCAGGCCGTGCCCGCCTGCGGAATATTCCTTGAGGGCGGCCTCCACGACTTTGACGCCCTTGGAGACCGGGTCGTAGTGCTCAAGGAGGCCGGGCAGGCATTTGCGGCCAGTAAGGCTGGTCAGCAGTCGGGAGAGATTCACGCGTGGCCTCCTGTCATGGTGCGCTGTCGATCAGAACGGCCTTGGTAAGAAAATTATCCTGTACTGGCAAGCAATCACGCTCCGCATAGCGCCTTGCCAAGCGCCCTGCGAGGATATAGGAGCAGGCCATACCCGCACAGGCGGGATTTTCGTCCAGAGAGCCGCACCTGCCCCCGGTTTGGTCCGGGAAAGCGCAGCTTGCGGACAACACACGGCAGCCCCCATGCGCGAACCCCTCCCCCCATCCCACGCAGCCACGCTGGACAGCCTGTACGGCGCGCTCCCTCTGGCCGTGCTCCTGGCTGGGCCGGATTACGCCGTCCGCTACGCCAACCGGGAATTCTTCAGGCTCACCGAATGCTCCCCCGCCGACCTGGCCCTGATGAACTTCCAGGACGTTCTGAGCATCTTCTGCCTGGGCGCCTGCGAGAACCTGGACGACTATCTGACGCATCCCGGCATCTGGCACGACATGGACAAGCCCATCGCCATGGCCGACGGCGGCCTGGCCTGGACGCGCGTGCGAGTGGACAGGGCCGCCCTGCCCTGGGGCGAGGACGGCTTCGTACTGCTGGTGGAGAACGTCACCCGCTACAAGGTGGCCATAGAGGGCCTGCTGAACCGCAAGAACCTCTACCAGTCCATCGTGGAGACCCGCCCGGACCTCATCTGCTGTTTCCTGCCCGATTGGAGCATCACCTACGCCAATACCGCCAGCGCGCGCTTCTTCGGAACCACGCGCGAGGACATCGTGGGCGAGGACTTCCTGTGGATGCTCGACCCCACCCTGCGCGAGAGCTTCGCCCAGGCCGTGACCGGCATCACCCTGGACAACCCCATGGCGGAACTCGAATACAAGGCTCCAAGCAGCGATCCGGACGACCCGCCCCTGTGGATGCGCTGGATCATCCAGGGATTCTTCTACAAGACCGGACACATACGCGACTACCAGGCCACCGGGCTGGACGTCACCGGACAGAAGGTCACCGAGTCCCAGTTCATGCACGCGGACCGGCTGGTGTCTTTGGGCACCCTGGTGTCCGAGGTGGCCCACGAGATAAGCAATCCCAACAACTTCATCATGTTGAATGCCCCCCTGGTGCTGGACCTGTGGCGGGGGGTGTCACCGGGGGTCGAGGCGCTGGCCCGCGCCCAGGAATCCGGAGAAGCCGTGAAGGTCGGCCCGGACGCCTTCGGGGGGCTGCCCCTGGCCGAGGTGTCCCAGCACGTGCCGCAACTCCTGCAAGGCATCATCGAGGGCTCGGTGCGCATCCGGGACTTCGTGCGCGAGCTCAAGAATTTCGCCCGCCAGGACATCGAAGGCGGCTTCGAGATGCTCCCGGTCAACGACGTGGTGCAGTCGGCGGTGCTGCTCATGAGCAAGACCATCGGCCTGCACACCAGCCGTTTTTCCGTACGCTACGGGGCGGGCCTGCCCCTGGTGCGCGGGCGCAGGCAGCGCCTGGAGCAGATCGTGGTGAACCTGGTGCAGAACGCCTGCCACGCCCTCACCGGCGCGCACCAGGGCATCGAGATCGAGACCTTCCATCACGATGCCACGGGCAGCGTGCGCATTGCAGTGCGCGACGAGGGCGTGGGCATCCGCCCGGATGACCTGCCCCGCGTCACCGAACCGTTCTACTCCACCAAGCGCGAACAGGGCGGCACCGGCCTTGGCCTGTCCATCTCGCTGTCCATCGCCCGCGAGCACGGGGGCCAGCTGTTGATAGAATCCACGCCCGGCCAGGGGACCTCGGCCATCGTGGCCCTTCCCGCCGCGCAAGCCCCGCATGAGGGTCCGCTGTAATGAGTTCCGCCGCCCGAATCCCCCTGCACCCCATCCTCCTGGTGGACGACGAGGAACAGGCCCTGCAAAGCTACGACCTGAACCTGCGCTACTCCGGCCTGACCAACACCATACGCTGTTCAGACCCGCGCGAGGTGAAAAACATCCTGCGCCGCCAGGTGGTGTCGCTGGTCATGCTGGACCTGTGCATGCCCGAAGTGAAGGGCGAGGACGTCCTGAGCTTCATCAAGGCCGAGTACCCGCATATCCCGGTGATCATCGTCACCGGCTACAACGAAGTGGAATCCGCCGTGCGCTGCATGCGGGCCGGGTCCGTCGACTACCTGGTGAAGCCCGTGGACCGCGCGCACCTGCTCTCCGCCGTGCGCCACGCCCTGGAGGTTGGCCAGGAACTCTCCCGCCAATTGGACCACAAGCCGACGCAGGACGCGCAGAGCCAGGGCAGCGACGCGGACAGGCCCCAAAGCGGTCTGGCCAGGATCGTCACGGACAATCCGCGCATGAAGGCCATGACCGCCTACGTGCAGGCTGTGGCTTCGTCCGACGAGCCGGTGCTGGTGTCGGGCGAAACGGGGGTCGGCAAGGAGATGGTGGCTCGCGCCATCCATGACGCCAGCGGGCTGCCTGGAAAATTCGTGGCCGTGAACGTGGCGGGCCTGGACGACGCCATGTTCTCGGACACCCTGTTCGGCCACAAGAAAGGAGCCTTCACCGGCGCCAACCTGGGCAGGCGGGGCCTGATAGAGGAAGCCTCCGGGGGCAGCCTGTTCCTGGACGAGATCGGCGACCTGGCCAAGGCCTCGCAGCTGAAGCTTTTGCGCCTGATCCAGGAGCGGGAGTATTATCCTCTGGGCTCGGATACGCTCAAACCCATGGACGCGCGCATCATCGTGGCCACCAACCAGCCCTTGGAAGAGCTCATCGAACAGGACAAGTTCCGGCGCGATCTCTTTTTCCGGCTGCGCACCCACTGCGTGTCCATACCGCCGCTGCGCGAGCGCATGGACGACCTGCCGCTCCTGCTGTCGCACTTTCTGGAGAAGGCCGCCGAGCGCCTGGGCAAGCCTGTGCCGCAGGCTCCGCCAGAAGTGCTGGAGCTTCTGCGCGCGCACTCCTTCCCCGGCAACATCCGGGAGCTTGAAGCCATGGTCTTCAACGCCGTGGCCCTGTGCGAGGGGCGCACGGTGTCCGTGGAGCCCTTCCGGGCCTGGGTTGGATCGATGCGGGGCGAAGCCGGGCAGGGAGCGGGGCCTGGGTTGTTCCCGGCGGTGCTGTCCGAACACGGAGACGAGGAAGTCCCCACCCTCAAGCAGGCCGAGGAGCGCATCATCCAGGAGGCGCTGAAACGCGCCGGAGGCAGCCAGAGCGCCGCCGCCAAGATGCTTGGGATCACGCGACAGGCCCTGAACAGGCGGCTTCTGACCAAGCGGCGCAAAGGTGCGGACGGGGAGTAAGAGAAAACAACAAGTCCCGCTTTGAAGAAGATGAAACAGGACGGTCATGATTCAGGCGTTGACCAGTCGTTCATCAGCCTCCGGCAGCCGATGGGCCGGTTGGCACTGGCCCCAGGATATTCGTTCAGGCTCGCGACCCTGCCGGTAACATCCCGTGCAATATCTTCGTAGTTCGTCAATGCGCTCGTTGTCCGCCTGAGCCATTCAGTCCGGACTCCTCGCCGGAACAGATCGCGTCCTCCATACAGCCGCCACTGCGCGGCTTTATTTGTATATCCCTACGCATGTCGCCCTCACGGACCCAATCGTGCGACTCTTGACGGCATTCAGGGCTGGTGCTAGCCAGCAATAATCCAGAAAAGCCGGTTCCTGCCTCTTTCCGGTTCCGTTGATTGAGCTGTTTGGCCGCAATGCAGACAGAACCGTCCGATAACGCGAGAGGAGCTCACCATGGCAACCCAGATTTTCGTGAACCTGCCTGTGAAGGACCTGGACAAATCGAAAGAATTCTTCACGAAACTCGGCTTCACATACAACCCGCAGTTTACGGATGAAAACGCCGCATGCCTGATCCTCGGCGAAAACATTTACGCCATGCTCTTGACCGAGCCGTTCTTCGGGAACTTCACCAAGAAGAGCATCAGCAACGCGAAAGAAACAACTGAGGTCTTGATCGCCATCGATGCCGACAGCAGGAAAGGGGTCGATGAGATGATACAAAATGCGTTGGCTGCCGGAGGGTCGACATACATGGACCCCATGGATTTCGGCTGGATGTACGGCCACAGCTTCGCTGACCTGGATGGCCACCAATGGGAAGTTCTCTACATGGACATCGAGGCCATGCCCAAGCGTAGCGAATAATATTCCGTGGAGATTTCACAGCCCGGCGCGACTGCGGCGGGCTTACGCGGCTGAGCGCATCCCCGGAGACAAGCGCCTCGCGGACGAGCGCCTCTACTCCCCCCCGCCCGGACGCTCGCCAGCCACGGGCAGCCGGATGAAAAAGCTCGCGCCGCCGTCATCGTTGTTCACCACGTTGATGCTCCCGCCGTATTCCTTGATGATCCCGTAACTGATGGACAGCCCAAGGCCCGTCCCCTTGCCCACCTGCTTGGTGGTGAAGAAGGGTTCGAAGATGCGGGTCATGGCCGCTGCGGGAACGCCGACGCCCGTGTCCGAGATGCGCACGGTCACGAACCCCTGGTTGTGCATGGTCTTGATGGTGATGCGCCTGGGGATGTCTTCTCCTTCCTTGGATGCGCGCTCGTCGATGGCGTCGCGGGCGTTGATCAGGAAGTTTATGAACACCTGCTCCATGCGGTTGGGTTCGCAACGCACCATAGGCAGCTTGTCGTCCAGTTCCCAGGCCACCTCGATGGAACGCAACGAAAGCTGCTGGCTGAAGAAGTCGAAGGAACGCTGAAGCACGCCGTTAAGCGCCACCTCTTCCAGCGAAATCTGCGACTTGCGCCCGAATTCGCGCATGTGGTTGATGATCTTGGTGGCCCGCTCCACCTGCTGCGCCACAAGTTCGGTGACACGCTTGAGAAGCGGCTCTCCCGGAGTCTCGCCGCGCGTGAGGCTGCGTTTCACCAGATCCACGCTGGCCTGGATGACCGCCAGGGGTTGGTTGATCTCGTGGGCCACACCAGTGGCCATCTCGCCCAGCGTGGCCATCTTGCTGGCCTGGATAAGCTGCTGCTCGGTGTCCAGGCGCTTGGAAATATCGCTCACCGTGACCAGATAGACCTTGCGCTTGTTGAACTCGGAAGGAGAGGCGT of Fundidesulfovibrio putealis DSM 16056 contains these proteins:
- a CDS encoding DUF47 domain-containing protein → MNLSRLLTSLTGRKCLPGLLEHYDPVSKGVKVVEAALKEYSAGGHGLAFQTLTVEIDTLEGQADKIKRRIRNHLPRDIFLEVDKTLFLNYTRSQDNILDEAQEALNWLGMRRMDLPASLFVSARAVGREACRTVELLKPALQGTMDLIYGKTKDRSAVKDSYHEVRVQHHKASKAARKLIKDAFETEGECRDIYQFVTFVEHLHDMGHNAEGSADVLRAMIAR
- a CDS encoding sigma-54-dependent transcriptional regulator, which translates into the protein MSSAARIPLHPILLVDDEEQALQSYDLNLRYSGLTNTIRCSDPREVKNILRRQVVSLVMLDLCMPEVKGEDVLSFIKAEYPHIPVIIVTGYNEVESAVRCMRAGSVDYLVKPVDRAHLLSAVRHALEVGQELSRQLDHKPTQDAQSQGSDADRPQSGLARIVTDNPRMKAMTAYVQAVASSDEPVLVSGETGVGKEMVARAIHDASGLPGKFVAVNVAGLDDAMFSDTLFGHKKGAFTGANLGRRGLIEEASGGSLFLDEIGDLAKASQLKLLRLIQEREYYPLGSDTLKPMDARIIVATNQPLEELIEQDKFRRDLFFRLRTHCVSIPPLRERMDDLPLLLSHFLEKAAERLGKPVPQAPPEVLELLRAHSFPGNIRELEAMVFNAVALCEGRTVSVEPFRAWVGSMRGEAGQGAGPGLFPAVLSEHGDEEVPTLKQAEERIIQEALKRAGGSQSAAAKMLGITRQALNRRLLTKRRKGADGE
- a CDS encoding LrgB family protein, whose translation is MYSLTVTFTIVITVCAYVACRALYLRYGHPLLNIVVLSAGVVIAILALCRMPYATYVPGRDIMTLLLGPATVGLAVPLYRNRHLLRKYALAIVLSVAAGAFSAMVTAGLIARFGGLPQEVVMSIVPKGVSIPFAIEIARLYDGIPALAAAFVVATGTLGSLMGATFLTRLGITNPVARGLALGTVSHAQGTAAALMEGQEQGSMAGLAMILAGILTALFAPMVMLLLN
- a CDS encoding PAS domain-containing sensor histidine kinase gives rise to the protein MREPLPPSHAATLDSLYGALPLAVLLAGPDYAVRYANREFFRLTECSPADLALMNFQDVLSIFCLGACENLDDYLTHPGIWHDMDKPIAMADGGLAWTRVRVDRAALPWGEDGFVLLVENVTRYKVAIEGLLNRKNLYQSIVETRPDLICCFLPDWSITYANTASARFFGTTREDIVGEDFLWMLDPTLRESFAQAVTGITLDNPMAELEYKAPSSDPDDPPLWMRWIIQGFFYKTGHIRDYQATGLDVTGQKVTESQFMHADRLVSLGTLVSEVAHEISNPNNFIMLNAPLVLDLWRGVSPGVEALARAQESGEAVKVGPDAFGGLPLAEVSQHVPQLLQGIIEGSVRIRDFVRELKNFARQDIEGGFEMLPVNDVVQSAVLLMSKTIGLHTSRFSVRYGAGLPLVRGRRQRLEQIVVNLVQNACHALTGAHQGIEIETFHHDATGSVRIAVRDEGVGIRPDDLPRVTEPFYSTKREQGGTGLGLSISLSIAREHGGQLLIESTPGQGTSAIVALPAAQAPHEGPL
- a CDS encoding CidA/LrgA family protein is translated as MMKVFRLAAQTALLWGIYWVCNRFVQATGLPIPGNVIGVAVLFSLLCFGVVKLEHVQEAADFLLKHLVFFFIPIAVGLMDWGPVFYDYGLVLLAAIVASSLIPFWAVGFITQRLHRKEKPCTP
- a CDS encoding VOC family protein, translating into MATQIFVNLPVKDLDKSKEFFTKLGFTYNPQFTDENAACLILGENIYAMLLTEPFFGNFTKKSISNAKETTEVLIAIDADSRKGVDEMIQNALAAGGSTYMDPMDFGWMYGHSFADLDGHQWEVLYMDIEAMPKRSE